In a genomic window of Hyphomonas sp.:
- a CDS encoding aa3-type cytochrome c oxidase subunit IV, which yields MAASEYHRGEMDITDQKATWDGFIIGSIWGSLLVILTVGYATLAIAIGMNWMVSLGLMAIFGVVAGLVMNLGGRWMATVVLMVILALVVQLFIALFGLVL from the coding sequence ATGGCTGCCAGCGAATATCATCGCGGAGAAATGGACATCACCGACCAGAAAGCGACCTGGGACGGCTTCATCATCGGAAGCATCTGGGGCAGCCTCTTGGTCATCCTCACGGTTGGCTATGCCACACTGGCAATTGCCATCGGCATGAACTGGATGGTGTCGCTCGGCCTGATGGCCATCTTCGGCGTCGTGGCCGGACTGGTCATGAATCTGGGCGGCCGCTGGATGGCAACCGTCGTGCTGATGGTGATCCTGGCTCTGGTCGTCCAGCTCTTCATTGCCCTGTTCGGCCTGGTACTCTGA
- a CDS encoding peptidylprolyl isomerase — translation MLLLKPFSRNILISMSVALALLATACGRPVEEEPVIQVEAATAVSVNGDPIHVSEVELEAVARGLISPGQEFGPGDENYDLVLDQLIDQKLMAQEALARGLDKGPTAERRLEVARERILGNLLVESLVASEVNEDSIEAMYKEQVALQQEDDEVSIAHILVETEAEARALYQQIEEGATFESLVVANSLDSTTRMENGDLGYVSPNNMADPFPVVIANTKVGEVSEPFLSADGWHILKVKDRRTSPPKTRDEMRPEIVTFLTLNQVSKILRRLRTEAKIEKGEKSTHIVPDSALSLESEGDLIKEQPASEPQGREL, via the coding sequence GTGCTGCTTCTGAAGCCCTTTTCGCGAAATATCCTGATCTCGATGTCCGTGGCGCTCGCGCTGCTCGCTACCGCATGTGGCCGCCCGGTTGAGGAAGAACCGGTCATCCAGGTGGAGGCGGCCACGGCAGTCTCGGTCAATGGAGACCCGATCCATGTCAGCGAGGTCGAACTCGAGGCAGTGGCCCGCGGGCTCATTTCCCCGGGACAGGAATTCGGTCCGGGCGACGAGAATTACGATCTCGTGCTCGATCAGCTCATCGACCAGAAACTGATGGCGCAGGAGGCGCTTGCGCGGGGCCTCGACAAGGGGCCGACCGCCGAACGTCGTCTCGAGGTCGCGCGGGAGCGCATTCTCGGCAATCTCCTGGTGGAGAGCCTCGTGGCGTCGGAAGTGAACGAGGACAGCATCGAGGCCATGTACAAGGAACAGGTCGCCCTGCAGCAGGAAGATGACGAGGTTTCGATTGCACACATCCTTGTGGAGACCGAGGCGGAAGCCCGCGCGCTTTATCAGCAGATCGAGGAAGGGGCGACATTCGAAAGTCTTGTCGTCGCGAATTCTCTCGATTCCACAACGCGCATGGAAAATGGGGACCTCGGCTATGTCTCGCCGAACAATATGGCAGATCCCTTCCCGGTCGTGATCGCCAACACGAAAGTGGGCGAAGTGTCCGAACCTTTCCTGTCGGCCGATGGCTGGCACATTCTGAAAGTAAAGGACCGCCGGACCAGCCCGCCCAAGACGCGCGACGAGATGCGTCCGGAGATCGTCACCTTCCTGACGCTCAACCAGGTCAGCAAGATTCTTCGGCGCCTGCGGACCGAGGCCAAGATCGAAAAGGGCGAGAAATCGACCCATATCGTGCCCGATTCTGCACTTTCGCTTGAAAGTGAAGGCGATCTCATCAAAGAGCAGCCCGCATCCGAACCACAAGGACGTGAGCTTTGA
- the argJ gene encoding bifunctional glutamate N-acetyltransferase/amino-acid acetyltransferase ArgJ, whose product MNLTPSPFAPARFPDLPVVNGVRAATGSRGFYARRGMERDDMFLFVLDEGTACAGVYTVSNTASADVLWCREALEQGAGAARALVVNAGNSNAFTGPKGVLKNEATLKAMTETLGVPKETCFLAATGVIGEPLSDPNYVGMMVPELAGKLAPPDWEAAARAFMTTDTFPKGAGSTLDLDGTPVHFAGIAKGSGMIAPNMATMLSYVFTDAAIEPGLLQALLADITNQTFNSITVDGDTSTSDTLMVFATGASGMAPIRTPEDPRFEALADALHAVCQDLSHLIVKDGEGASKFVTITVKGAVSSQSAKVIASEIANSPLIKTAMAAGDANWGRVVMAVGKSLEPIRMDQLSIWFDDVLVAENGSRAENYSEAAASAVFAQPEFTICVDAGVGDQSHTVWTCDLTHAYVDINGAYRT is encoded by the coding sequence TTGAATCTGACACCTTCGCCCTTCGCCCCGGCCCGCTTTCCGGATCTGCCAGTCGTCAACGGCGTTCGCGCCGCCACCGGGTCGCGAGGATTCTACGCCCGGCGCGGCATGGAACGCGACGACATGTTCCTGTTCGTTCTTGATGAGGGCACGGCCTGTGCCGGCGTCTATACGGTGTCCAACACGGCATCGGCGGACGTGCTCTGGTGCCGCGAGGCGCTCGAACAGGGGGCAGGGGCGGCTCGCGCGCTGGTCGTCAATGCGGGCAATTCCAATGCCTTCACCGGTCCAAAGGGTGTTCTCAAGAACGAGGCGACGCTCAAGGCCATGACCGAAACGCTGGGCGTCCCGAAAGAGACATGTTTCCTCGCCGCCACGGGGGTCATTGGCGAGCCCCTTTCCGATCCCAACTATGTCGGCATGATGGTTCCCGAACTGGCTGGCAAACTGGCCCCGCCGGATTGGGAAGCGGCGGCGCGCGCCTTCATGACAACCGATACGTTCCCGAAAGGCGCCGGCAGCACGCTGGACCTGGACGGCACGCCGGTACACTTCGCGGGCATCGCGAAAGGGTCCGGCATGATTGCGCCGAACATGGCGACCATGCTCTCCTACGTCTTCACGGATGCCGCGATCGAGCCGGGCCTGTTACAGGCCCTGCTGGCCGACATCACCAACCAGACCTTCAACAGCATCACCGTGGATGGCGATACATCGACGTCCGACACGTTGATGGTGTTCGCGACAGGGGCCAGCGGCATGGCACCGATCCGGACGCCGGAAGATCCTCGGTTCGAGGCATTAGCGGACGCACTGCACGCGGTCTGCCAGGATCTGTCGCACCTCATCGTCAAGGATGGGGAAGGGGCCAGCAAGTTTGTCACCATCACCGTGAAGGGGGCCGTATCCAGCCAGTCCGCCAAGGTGATCGCCAGCGAGATCGCCAATTCCCCCCTCATCAAGACGGCGATGGCGGCAGGCGACGCCAATTGGGGACGCGTGGTCATGGCGGTCGGAAAGTCGCTGGAGCCGATCCGCATGGACCAGCTGTCGATCTGGTTTGATGATGTCCTGGTGGCGGAAAACGGCTCCCGGGCCGAAAACTACTCCGAAGCGGCCGCCAGCGCCGTGTTTGCCCAGCCGGAATTCACCATCTGCGTCGATGCCGGCGTGGGCGACCAGTCGCACACAGTGTGGACCTGCGACCTTACCCATGCCTATGTCGACATCAACGGGGCCTATCGCACATGA
- a CDS encoding ABC transporter permease gives MRNILLIFRRDYLGYVKAWGFWLSLAAVPLFMIIGAALATFAAQSSPVRYFAVVEPGSIYAEAIEAEFQRREQADAERASELVEQLDLPVPEESAPDTDPVDPASRKFIQVPAPATTIDGLRPYLLGERTVSGPLGDKPLFAAFILSEGGGELEYWSDDVNVDQLRYVAKSAMLRLARREALADAGLGEDFLKTVDAGAFDVPARRIRTVEEQDTTGAEVTMADRAPMFVAGGLAYFLWLMVFSIIQYLLMGTIEERSNKIFDTLLTSVKLPELLAGKLLAVFAVTSTMMLSWGLFAFAGGTIVSTQIPGVGNAIAPFMAALANPAIIVPGLISFLLGYIMYGMTFMALGSLCDTIQEAQTLLSPMMILLMLPMFAIFITFQDPGSPLVDIASWIPFFTPFLLILRMPQDPPLWEVLAQMGLMAAFALLILWLSTKVYRAGAVHGAGIGDMGGMLKRMIGLKGKAA, from the coding sequence ATGCGCAATATTCTCTTGATCTTTCGCCGTGACTATCTGGGCTATGTGAAGGCGTGGGGCTTCTGGCTCAGCCTCGCCGCCGTGCCGCTTTTCATGATCATCGGCGCGGCGCTCGCAACCTTTGCGGCCCAGTCTTCCCCGGTGCGCTATTTTGCGGTGGTCGAACCCGGCAGCATATACGCCGAAGCCATCGAGGCAGAGTTCCAGCGCCGCGAACAGGCCGATGCCGAACGCGCCAGCGAGCTTGTCGAACAACTGGACCTGCCCGTGCCGGAAGAGTCTGCCCCGGACACGGATCCAGTTGACCCGGCGAGCCGCAAATTCATCCAGGTCCCGGCCCCGGCCACAACGATTGATGGGCTGCGACCCTACCTGCTGGGGGAGCGCACCGTCTCCGGGCCGCTCGGCGACAAGCCATTGTTCGCGGCCTTTATCCTGTCCGAGGGTGGCGGCGAGCTGGAATACTGGAGCGACGACGTCAATGTCGACCAGCTGCGTTATGTTGCCAAATCCGCCATGCTGCGTCTGGCCCGCCGGGAGGCGTTGGCAGACGCCGGTCTCGGCGAGGATTTCCTGAAGACCGTGGACGCCGGCGCGTTCGATGTTCCCGCGCGCCGCATTCGCACTGTGGAGGAACAGGACACCACCGGCGCGGAAGTCACGATGGCAGACCGGGCGCCGATGTTTGTGGCAGGTGGTCTGGCCTATTTCCTCTGGCTGATGGTGTTCTCGATCATTCAGTACTTGTTGATGGGCACGATCGAGGAACGTTCGAACAAGATTTTCGATACGCTTCTGACTTCGGTGAAACTGCCGGAATTGCTGGCGGGCAAGCTGCTGGCCGTGTTCGCGGTCACCTCCACCATGATGCTGTCCTGGGGCCTGTTTGCCTTTGCGGGCGGCACAATCGTGTCGACCCAGATTCCCGGCGTCGGCAATGCGATCGCGCCCTTCATGGCGGCGCTTGCCAATCCGGCCATCATCGTGCCGGGCCTGATCAGTTTCCTGCTGGGCTATATCATGTACGGCATGACCTTCATGGCGCTCGGCTCGCTCTGCGACACGATCCAGGAGGCGCAGACCCTGCTCAGCCCGATGATGATCCTGCTGATGCTGCCCATGTTCGCCATCTTCATCACGTTCCAGGACCCGGGCTCACCGTTGGTGGACATCGCGTCCTGGATCCCGTTCTTCACACCCTTCCTGCTGATCCTGCGCATGCCGCAGGACCCGCCGCTCTGGGAAGTCCTTGCCCAGATGGGCCTGATGGCGGCCTTTGCGCTGCTGATCCTCTGGCTGTCGACCAAGGTCTACCGCGCCGGCGCGGTCCACGGCGCCGGCATCGGCGACATGGGCGGCATGCTGAAGCGGATGATCGGCCTGAAAGGGAAGGCGGCTTAG
- a CDS encoding ABC transporter ATP-binding protein has protein sequence MVSPPLVMSAVTKRFGAFTAVDRLSLEVPEGQIIGFLGPNGAGKSTSLRMGLGIMEPDSGDVRLFGDRPNVRALQRVGFLPEERGLYKKMTARDTITHFARLKGLSAPDARARADELLEATGLGEFSRARISKLSKGMAQKVQILSTLAHRPDFLILDEPFSGLDPVNQQALEDLIRAEHARGATILFSTHVMEHAERLCDRIVMMARGRKVLDGTLKEAFATLGQGARISVEAGFDLAAALTPKGFNATRTADSGHGDTWRIDLPPGREAQDALRAALEAGAPITGFAPEEARLRDVFVSLVSEADAAALEASLAEDEAA, from the coding sequence ATGGTTTCACCCCCGCTGGTCATGTCGGCCGTGACGAAACGTTTCGGCGCGTTCACCGCGGTGGACCGCCTGTCCCTCGAAGTGCCGGAAGGCCAGATCATCGGCTTTCTCGGCCCGAATGGCGCGGGCAAGTCGACAAGTCTGCGCATGGGGCTGGGCATCATGGAGCCGGATTCCGGGGACGTGCGCCTGTTCGGCGATCGCCCGAATGTCCGCGCGCTGCAGCGCGTTGGGTTCCTGCCGGAAGAGCGGGGCCTCTACAAGAAGATGACCGCCCGGGACACGATCACGCATTTCGCCCGGCTGAAAGGGCTCAGCGCGCCGGACGCCCGCGCCCGCGCCGACGAATTGCTGGAGGCGACCGGGCTTGGCGAGTTCAGCCGGGCCCGCATTTCGAAACTGTCCAAGGGCATGGCGCAGAAGGTCCAGATCCTTTCCACGCTGGCGCACCGTCCGGACTTCCTGATCCTCGACGAGCCGTTTTCGGGGCTGGACCCGGTCAACCAGCAGGCGCTGGAAGACCTGATCCGGGCCGAACATGCGCGCGGGGCCACGATCCTGTTTTCAACGCATGTCATGGAACATGCCGAACGCCTGTGTGACCGCATCGTGATGATGGCCCGGGGCCGCAAGGTGCTGGACGGCACCTTGAAGGAAGCCTTTGCCACGCTGGGGCAGGGCGCGCGGATCTCTGTGGAAGCCGGCTTCGATCTCGCCGCCGCCCTGACGCCAAAGGGCTTCAATGCCACGCGCACGGCCGATTCCGGGCATGGCGATACCTGGCGGATAGATCTTCCGCCGGGCCGGGAGGCTCAGGATGCCCTGCGCGCCGCGCTGGAGGCGGGGGCTCCGATCACCGGGTTTGCGCCCGAAGAGGCCCGCCTGCGTGACGTGTTCGTTTCCCTGGTCAGCGAGGCCGACGCCGCCGCGCTCGAAGCGTCCCTTGCCGAAGACGAGGCTGCCTGA
- a CDS encoding (deoxy)nucleoside triphosphate pyrophosphohydrolase, which translates to MTRRMVLVVAAALYDSDGRILLAQRPEGKAMAGLWEFPGGKVEAGETPEQALVRELREELSIMVDEASLEPVTFASHGYQDFHLLMPLYATKSWDGDVVPREGQTFAWVKSSDLHNYPAPAADIPLFDVLAGRASNAECS; encoded by the coding sequence ATGACGCGCCGCATGGTGCTTGTGGTGGCCGCGGCGCTCTATGATTCAGATGGGCGCATCCTTCTCGCGCAACGGCCCGAAGGCAAGGCAATGGCCGGCCTGTGGGAGTTTCCGGGGGGCAAGGTAGAGGCTGGCGAGACCCCGGAGCAGGCGCTGGTGCGGGAATTGCGCGAGGAGCTTTCCATCATGGTGGACGAGGCCTCTTTGGAACCTGTCACATTTGCAAGCCATGGTTATCAGGATTTTCACCTTTTAATGCCACTTTATGCAACGAAAAGTTGGGATGGAGACGTGGTGCCACGGGAGGGTCAGACCTTCGCATGGGTCAAATCTTCGGACCTGCACAACTACCCGGCGCCGGCGGCAGACATTCCCCTGTTTGACGTTCTTGCAGGCCGGGCATCGAACGCGGAGTGTTCATGA
- a CDS encoding DUF2794 domain-containing protein, whose product MAENTHRITSPEPRIAFHKTELQPILDVYGRLVMAGEARDYAIGMHKDVAIFAIFRRHAENPTWRIEKQPHLANMQGQYVVYGQAGQVLRRGRELAQVLRVFDRSRFRVVE is encoded by the coding sequence ATGGCAGAAAACACGCACCGGATAACGTCCCCGGAACCGCGAATCGCATTCCACAAGACTGAGCTCCAGCCGATTCTCGATGTCTATGGTCGGCTGGTCATGGCCGGTGAGGCCAGGGATTACGCCATCGGCATGCACAAGGATGTCGCGATCTTTGCCATTTTCCGACGACACGCCGAAAACCCGACCTGGCGGATCGAGAAACAGCCCCATCTCGCCAATATGCAGGGCCAGTATGTGGTCTATGGGCAGGCGGGTCAGGTCCTGCGGCGGGGCCGGGAACTGGCGCAGGTCCTGCGCGTGTTCGACCGCAGCCGCTTCCGCGTGGTCGAGTAA
- a CDS encoding methyltransferase domain-containing protein: MPSQPPPDPTPPRLFDRDRVARNRNRAAAQFENYDFLKARVSSDIADRLADTSHVFPRALDLGAHDGQLAGLIRAGKQVETVEAGDLSERMVALAEAGGLHARLMDEENPGLAAGSYDLIVSALSLHWVNDLPGTLIQIRNALKPDGLFLGALFGAGTLAELRSCLMEAETELRGGVAPRVSPLPGLRDMASLMQRAGYALPVVDRDTVVVRYADPMTLLEDLKGMGERAAFSAGTMRPLTRSVLHRALKLYREGFSDADGKVRATFEIVHLSGWHPADSQPKPLKPGSARASLADAVKGHRQS; the protein is encoded by the coding sequence ATGCCGTCCCAGCCCCCTCCAGATCCGACGCCCCCGCGCCTGTTCGATCGTGACCGCGTGGCCCGCAACCGAAACCGGGCCGCCGCGCAGTTCGAAAACTATGACTTCCTCAAGGCCCGCGTGTCGAGTGATATCGCCGACCGGCTGGCGGACACGTCCCATGTCTTCCCGCGCGCCCTGGATCTCGGCGCTCATGACGGCCAGCTGGCCGGGCTGATTCGGGCGGGCAAACAGGTCGAAACCGTGGAGGCCGGAGACCTGTCGGAACGGATGGTGGCCCTTGCGGAGGCCGGAGGCTTGCACGCACGTCTCATGGATGAAGAAAATCCGGGGCTCGCTGCAGGCAGCTATGACCTGATCGTTTCCGCGCTGTCATTGCACTGGGTGAATGATCTGCCCGGCACGCTGATACAGATCCGGAACGCCCTGAAACCGGATGGGCTGTTTCTGGGCGCCCTGTTCGGCGCTGGCACGCTGGCGGAATTGCGATCCTGCCTGATGGAAGCGGAGACCGAATTGCGCGGGGGAGTCGCCCCGAGGGTCTCTCCCCTGCCGGGCCTGCGGGACATGGCCAGCCTGATGCAACGTGCCGGATATGCCCTGCCCGTGGTCGACCGGGACACGGTCGTGGTGCGGTATGCCGACCCGATGACCCTGCTGGAGGACCTGAAGGGCATGGGCGAACGGGCCGCCTTTTCAGCCGGGACCATGCGGCCCCTGACCCGCTCGGTGCTGCATCGCGCCCTGAAGCTCTACCGGGAAGGGTTCAGCGATGCGGATGGAAAGGTCCGGGCAACGTTCGAAATCGTCCATCTGTCAGGCTGGCACCCGGCAGACAGCCAGCCCAAACCCCTGAAACCCGGAAGTGCGCGCGCCAGCCTGGCCGACGCCGTGAAAGGCCATCGCCAATCCTGA
- a CDS encoding TraR/DksA C4-type zinc finger protein: MPPLSGTDRLIADAGADGVQRPSISLEKYAQQLARIESALARMESGRYGFCTGCDSRIPLTRLRADPATETCADCKEPATLTV, encoded by the coding sequence ATGCCTCCCCTTTCAGGAACGGATCGCCTGATCGCAGATGCAGGCGCTGACGGCGTGCAGCGGCCTTCGATATCATTGGAAAAATATGCGCAGCAACTCGCCCGCATCGAGTCGGCGCTGGCCCGGATGGAGTCCGGACGCTACGGGTTTTGCACCGGGTGTGACAGCCGCATACCGCTGACCCGCCTGCGGGCGGATCCGGCGACAGAGACCTGCGCGGACTGCAAGGAGCCCGCGACTCTTACAGTCTGA
- a CDS encoding COQ9 family protein, translating to MSSTPSETLRFRWLDALLPDVPFDGWTEAAAAVAADRAGLTPGEQALAAPNGISDLIDAFFDRAGQAALEHLSQQDLAGLNTPGRVKAGLLAWLSVLEPDREAVRRAAIRGLLPWGTGPAVQRTWRVADMVWDAAGDTSDDYNRYSKRGLLAAVIPPIVMYWLDAPDGEDLDAYIDRRLKLASGIGRNIGRFAKPLLDALPVTRPNGATKT from the coding sequence ATGTCATCTACGCCGTCAGAAACCCTGAGGTTCCGCTGGCTGGACGCCCTCCTGCCGGATGTGCCGTTCGATGGCTGGACCGAGGCCGCGGCGGCGGTGGCGGCAGACCGGGCCGGCCTGACGCCGGGCGAGCAGGCCCTGGCCGCACCAAATGGCATTTCAGACCTGATCGACGCCTTCTTCGACCGGGCCGGGCAGGCCGCGCTGGAGCATTTGTCACAACAGGATCTCGCGGGCCTGAACACGCCCGGCCGGGTCAAGGCCGGCCTACTGGCCTGGCTCTCCGTGCTGGAGCCGGACCGGGAAGCGGTGCGCCGTGCGGCCATCCGGGGCCTGCTGCCCTGGGGCACGGGCCCGGCTGTACAGCGCACCTGGCGCGTCGCCGACATGGTCTGGGATGCGGCCGGGGACACGTCGGACGATTACAATCGCTATTCCAAGCGCGGCCTGCTGGCGGCGGTGATTCCCCCGATTGTGATGTATTGGCTGGACGCCCCCGACGGGGAGGACCTCGACGCCTATATCGATCGCCGGCTGAAACTGGCTTCGGGCATCGGGCGCAATATTGGCCGGTTCGCCAAGCCATTGCTTGACGCCCTGCCGGTGACGCGGCCCAATGGAGCCACGAAAACATAA
- a CDS encoding DUF1178 family protein produces MIRYALTCSDCHHDFESWFASSAAFDDLSGKGLISCAECGGTHVAKQIMAPSVSTSGAPRGDSDEAAAAREFLSKARDHVARNFDYVGDSFADEARSMFYGEQDTRPIWGETTPEESQALREEGVPAAPLPRALTPRPPKTDKQVN; encoded by the coding sequence ATGATCCGGTACGCGCTCACCTGTTCTGATTGCCACCATGATTTCGAATCCTGGTTTGCATCATCAGCGGCATTTGACGATTTGTCCGGCAAGGGTCTGATCAGCTGTGCGGAATGCGGCGGCACACATGTCGCCAAGCAGATCATGGCGCCGTCTGTCTCGACCTCGGGTGCGCCGCGCGGCGATTCCGACGAAGCGGCGGCTGCGCGGGAATTCCTCAGCAAGGCGCGGGACCATGTCGCGCGCAATTTCGACTATGTCGGGGACAGTTTCGCCGACGAAGCCCGTTCCATGTTCTATGGCGAACAGGACACTCGTCCGATCTGGGGTGAAACCACGCCGGAGGAATCGCAGGCCTTGCGGGAAGAGGGGGTGCCGGCTGCGCCATTGCCGCGTGCCCTGACACCGCGTCCACCCAAGACCGACAAGCAGGTAAACTGA
- a CDS encoding ComF family protein: protein MSSDMDPPARMAKGLLRGAADFLWPQRSLVSGQRGAGKGPLSAAEFAAIGFLSDPVCDACGRPMEIDLGPDTHCAACIARPPRWDRARAAIIYDAASRRIILDLKRSGRRDGLSTMTGWMHRAGAPLIAQADLIVPVPLHYTRLVRRGFNQSAWLAQGIARRAGVACHVHLVKRRRRTPTQGGLSARARRRNVAGAFAISKRAAALVRDRRVLLVDDVLTTGATVSACARALKQAGARQVDVLVLARVVRETDLTI, encoded by the coding sequence ATGAGCAGCGATATGGACCCGCCGGCACGTATGGCAAAGGGGCTTTTGCGCGGTGCGGCTGATTTTCTCTGGCCCCAGCGATCCCTGGTGAGCGGCCAGAGGGGGGCAGGCAAGGGGCCGCTGTCGGCGGCGGAATTCGCGGCCATCGGCTTCCTGTCAGACCCCGTTTGCGATGCCTGCGGCCGGCCGATGGAGATCGATCTCGGCCCGGACACCCATTGCGCCGCCTGCATTGCCCGCCCGCCGCGTTGGGACCGGGCCCGCGCCGCCATCATCTATGACGCCGCCAGCCGCCGCATCATCCTTGACCTCAAGCGCTCCGGACGGCGGGATGGATTGTCCACCATGACGGGATGGATGCACCGGGCCGGCGCGCCCCTCATTGCGCAAGCCGACCTCATTGTGCCCGTGCCCCTGCATTACACTCGGCTCGTCCGGCGCGGGTTCAACCAGTCGGCATGGCTGGCGCAGGGCATTGCGCGTCGCGCCGGAGTGGCGTGCCATGTGCACCTCGTCAAGCGCCGCCGGCGTACGCCCACTCAAGGGGGGCTGAGCGCGCGGGCCCGTCGGCGGAATGTGGCCGGGGCCTTTGCCATCTCCAAACGGGCCGCTGCCCTGGTGCGGGATCGGCGCGTCCTGCTTGTTGATGATGTCCTCACCACCGGGGCCACCGTCTCAGCGTGCGCCCGTGCCCTGAAACAGGCAGGAGCGCGACAAGTGGACGTGCTGGTGCTTGCGCGCGTTGTACGCGAAACCGATCTCACCATATAG
- a CDS encoding Flp family type IVb pilin produces the protein MTASRTIFRRFTSDQAGASAVEYGLLVGLIAVAIMGGLVAMGSSVNNTLTTVRTEIN, from the coding sequence ATGACTGCATCCCGGACCATCTTTCGCCGCTTCACGAGCGATCAGGCAGGCGCATCGGCTGTCGAATACGGTCTGCTTGTCGGGCTGATCGCCGTTGCCATCATGGGCGGCCTTGTCGCCATGGGATCATCGGTGAACAACACGCTCACGACGGTCAGAACGGAAATCAACTGA
- the rpsU gene encoding 30S ribosomal protein S21, producing the protein MHRGDAPNEWRRTIVQIVVRDNNVEQALRALKKKMQREGLFREMKARQYFEKPSEKKARQRAEAVRRARKLARKRAQREGLV; encoded by the coding sequence ATGCATCGGGGCGACGCCCCCAACGAATGGAGAAGAACAATCGTACAGATCGTCGTCCGCGATAACAATGTCGAGCAAGCCCTGCGCGCGCTGAAGAAGAAAATGCAGCGCGAAGGCCTGTTCCGGGAAATGAAGGCCCGTCAGTACTTCGAAAAGCCGTCCGAGAAGAAAGCCCGTCAGCGCGCTGAAGCGGTTCGCCGCGCTCGCAAGCTGGCGCGCAAGCGCGCCCAGCGCGAAGGTCTGGTCTAG
- the grxC gene encoding glutaredoxin 3 translates to MSDVTIYTRQFCPYCTRAVSLLKSKNVKFNEIDAGMDAAKKAEMVERSGGGRTFPQIFIGETHIGGCDDMMALERSGKLDSLLEA, encoded by the coding sequence ATGTCTGACGTCACGATCTATACGCGCCAGTTCTGTCCCTACTGCACGCGCGCCGTTTCCCTGCTGAAATCCAAGAATGTGAAGTTCAACGAAATCGACGCCGGCATGGACGCCGCAAAAAAGGCGGAGATGGTCGAGCGGTCGGGCGGCGGCCGGACGTTTCCGCAAATCTTCATCGGCGAGACGCATATTGGCGGCTGCGATGACATGATGGCCCTGGAGCGCTCCGGCAAGCTGGACTCCCTGCTCGAGGCCTGA